The Podospora pseudopauciseta strain CBS 411.78 chromosome 2 map unlocalized CBS411.78m_2, whole genome shotgun sequence genome has a window encoding:
- a CDS encoding uncharacterized protein (COG:Z; EggNog:ENOG503NUHP), which translates to MYNSLDRRSRDAIADIKDTLIGIAIHPELMPDSAGYYCPSSSSSSSSLSPRMNQHQQGGGGGGSRSFASTPSLRSRDPNVLPLLAKKNAGANVKVVVRVRAFLPREIKRNAECLIEMDPESQTTTLHPPSSSSSSSSSSERKSRKILESKSFTFDHSYYSHNPSSPHYATQAHIYDTLGEEFLDHNFEGYHTCIFAYGQTGSGKSYTMMGTPSQPGLIPRTCEDLFERIHEAQREMPNISYKVKVSYFEVYNEHVRDLLVAPKVDAAATGPYYLKIRESPTEGPYVKDLTEVGVGSLDEILRLMRAGDGNRTVASTRMNDTSSRSHAVFTIMLKQVYHDFETDQTTERSSRIRLVDLAGSERAKSTEATGVRLREGSNINKSLTTLGRVIAALADPKKNNRGGTSVVPYRDSILTWLLKDSLGGNSKTAMIACVSPGDYEETLSTLRYADQAKRIRTRAVVNQDMMSMKERDERIAGLEEEVRLLQMRLDEKKSVTVAERSGGEAEYKKRMVEQERRLEEYQAQVRRLNQMMEEKQMVAEVRVRAVEVENEALKRHLELLKGEVRGYKEREGKGVGGGPEVTVIGQPAAREEDEDEGVCVDEEEQERERRGIEELEGLLDMGYGVLEGVRGLRRKLEDDRERFGVGRGEVWPEGRASREVKERVDGVLREAGLGYLVKA; encoded by the exons ATGTACAACAGCCTAGACCGCCGTTCCCGCGACGCCATCGCTGACATCAAAGACACCCTAATCGGCATCGCAATCCACCCCGAACTGATGCCCGACTCTGCCGGTTATTACTgtccgtcgtcgtcatcgtcgtcgtcgtcattgtCGCCCAGGATgaatcaacatcaacagggtggtggtggtggtggctccCGCTCCTTCGCGAGCACACCTTCACTTCGGAGTAGAGACCCAAACGTGCTGCCTCTGCTCGCAAAGAAGAACGCCGGGGCCAATGTCAAGGTCGTCGTGAGAGTTCGGGCGTTTCTGCCTCGAG AAATCAAACGCAACGCCGAATGCCTCATCGAAATGGACCCCGAatcccaaaccaccaccctccaccccccttcttcctcctcctcctcctcctcctcctccgagcGCAAATCCCGCAAGATCCTCGAATCCAAATCTTTTACTTTTGACCACAGCTACTActcccacaacccctcctccccccactaCGCGACCCAAGCCCACATCTACGACACCCTCGGCGAAGAATTCCTCGACCACAACTTTGAAGGCTACCACACCTGCATCTTTGCCTACGGCCAGACCGGCTCGGGAAAATCCTACACCATGATGggcaccccctcccagccggGCCTGATCCCACGGACGTGCGAGGATTTGTTTGAGCGCATCCACGAGGCGCAACGGGAGATGCCCAACATTTCCTACAAGGTCAAGGTTTCGTACTTTGAGGTGTACAACGAGCACGTCCGGGACTTGCTCGTGGCTCCCAAAGTCGACGCGGCGGCGACGGGGCCGTATTATCTGAAGATCAGGGAGTCCCCGACCGAGGGGCCGTACGTGAAAGATTTGACAGAGGTCGGGGTGGGCAGTCTGGACGAGATACTCAGGTTGATGAGAGCAGGGGATGGGAACAGGACGGTGGCGTCGACAAGGATGAATGATACTTCCTCCAGAAGCCACGCCGTTTTCACGATCATGCTCAAGCAAGTGTATCACGACTTTGAGACGGACCAGACGACGGAGAGATCTTCCCGGATCAGATTGGTGGATTTGGCTGGGTCGGAGAGGGCAAAGAGCACAGAGGCTacgggggtgaggttgagggaggggagcaaTATCAATAAGTCGTTGACCACGTTGGGGAGGGTTATCGCTGCGTTGGCGGATCCGAAGAAGAACAACCGGGGGGGGACGAGCGTGGTGCCGTACCGGGACTCGATCCTGACGTGGTTGCTCAAGGATAGTCTGGGGGGGAACAGCAAGACGGCCATGATTGCGTGTGTGAGTCCTGGTGATTACGAGGAGACGCTCTCGACGCTGCGGTATGCGGACCAGGCGAAGAGGATCAGgacgagggcggtggtgaatCAGGACATGATGAGCATGAAGGAGAGGGACGAGAGGATtgcggggttggaggaggaggtgaggttgttgcAGATGAGGttggatgagaagaagagtgTGAcggtggcggagaggagCGGTGGGGAGGCGGAATACAAaaagaggatggtggagcaggagaggaggttggaggagtatCAGGCTcaggtgaggaggttgaatcagatgatggaggagaagcagatggttgctgaggtgagggttagggctgtggaggtggagaatGAGGCGCTGAAGAGGCACTTGGAGCtgttgaagggggaggtgagggggtataaggagagggaggggaagggtgttggtggtgggccGGAGGTTACGGTCATTGGGCAGCCTGCTGctagggaggaggatgaggatgagggggtgtgcgttgatgaggaggagcaggaaagggagaggagggggattgaggagctggaggggttgttggataTGGGGTAtggggtgttggagggggtgagggggttgaggagaaagttggaggatgatcgggagaggtttggggtggggaggggggaggtttggcctgaggggagggcgagtcgggaggtgaaggagcgGGTGGAcggggtgttgagggaggcggggttggggtATTTGGTTAAGGCTTga
- a CDS encoding uncharacterized protein (EggNog:ENOG503P25T; COG:P), protein MAPDTSPTTSTSPLPHLGNSINAATRTQHTKLNKSILLRLPLSVPPVAYNPTAYLTGLLHMAPIYIAFESAWDKILASHDAALDHPSSSLLVLPENQTLPPFPFGTTADPIGDEKCERVHAVLHHLKISGMARSGSLKRDIRAMSGWDETEVEEMLEQVKNTGRLGEFVRHIHANIARQPEVVIAYAWVLYMALFSGGRFLGSCLEAAGEGFWMRKSDAVLGKMCKDPISIRELLASEEEEGDGGGGGGGGGDDDGLARIKDDGLPLNFFRFATPLDGEEIKTKFKSRLAELEGLLTAGEREHVVREGVCIFDVMNGIVGQLDGLFDSHPGDDDKVEEENGVVDTWASMLVPRAAMVAGGRLRDSVAVAKERGMRALRKATFSGGDRSTLVEEGRSRSHTHKRKSEGNLEGLNTSSSPATAETSTSGLHAHGTITSVTELVEKTSVGKGKATAVEGGEAVKVVRFGEETALIQQRRNGAKSVTAKAEAVQQDMWTSPKGQCPLARIRRQDRGSVTKVRDARVEGIKNPFTFWSLVLLVALVGFGWGYAYGYIIGR, encoded by the coding sequence ATGGCACCAGAcacatcccccaccaccagcacctctcccctcccccacctaGGCAACAGCATCAACGCCGCCACCCGAACCCAGCACACCAAACTCAACAagtccatcctcctccgcctgcCCCTTTCTGTCCCGCCCGTAGCATACAACCCAACAGCTTACCTCaccggcctcctccacatgGCCCCAATCTACATCGCCTTCGAGTCAGCATGGGACAAGATCCTCGCTTCCCACGACGCCGCCCTTGACCACCCTTCTagctccctcctcgtcctcccgGAAAACCaaacccttccccctttcccgtTTGGCACCACGGCAGACCCAATCGGAGATGAAAAGTGCGAGAGGGTTCATGCAGTATTGCATCACTTGAAGATTTCGGGGATGGCACGGAGCGGGAGTCTAAAGAGGGATATCAGAGCCATGTCGGGGTGGGATGAGACAGAAGTGGAGGAGATGCTGGAACAAGTCAAAAACACGGGGAGACTGGGAGAATTTGTCCGCCACATCCACGCCAACATAGCCAGACAGCCCGAGGTGGTGATCGCCTATGCTTGGGTGCTCTACATGGCGCTTTTTAGCGGAGGGAGGTTTTTGGGTTCTTGTCTTGAGGCTGCGGGGGAGGGTTTCTGGATGAGGAAGTCTGATGCGGTGTTGGGCAAGATGTGCAAGGATCCGATTAGCATACGGGAGCTGCTCGCttctgaggaggaagagggtgatggtggtggtggtggtggtggtggtggtgatgatgatgggttggcGAGGATCAAGGACGATGGGTTGCCACTCAACTTTTTTAGGTTTGCCACTCCgcttgatggggaggagatcaagactAAGTTTAAGAGCCGACTtgccgagctggaggggttgctgactgcgggggagagggagcatGTGGttagggagggggtttgtaTTTTTGACGTGATGAATGGGATTGTGGGGCAGCTGGATGGGCTGTTTGATAGCCATCCTGGGGATGATGATAaagtggaagaagagaatggggtggtggatacTTGGGCTAGTATGCTTGTGCCTAGGGCTGCGATGGtggcgggggggaggttgagggataGCGTTGCTGTAgcgaaggagagggggatgagggcgCTGAGGAAGGCGACGTTTTCGGGCGGTGATAGGAGCACgctggttgaggaggggaggtcgCGTtcgcacacacacaagagGAAGAGTGAGGGGAacttggaggggttgaataCGAGTTCTTCGCCTGCTACGGCTGAGACGAGTACCAGTGGGCTGCATGCTCATGGGACTATTACGTCCGTGACGGAATTGGTGGAGAAGACGAGTGTGGGCAAGGGGAAGGCAACGGCggtggaagggggtgaggcggtcaaggtggtgagatttggggaggagacTGCGCTTATACAGCAGCGGAGAAACGGGGCGAAGAGTGTGACGGCGAAGGCGGAGGCGGTACAACAGGATATGTGGACGTCACCTAAGGGACAGTGTCCGCTTGCTAGGATTAGACGACAGGACCGCGGGTCAGTCACAAAGGTTAGGGATGCGAGAGTAGAGGGGATCAAGAATCCGTTTACGTTTTGGAGCTTGGTCTTGCTGGTTGCCCTGGTCGGCTTTGGCTGGGGTTATGCGTACGGATATATCATTGGGCGGTAG
- the GTP14 gene encoding Ypt/Rab-type GTPase Rab7 (EggNog:ENOG503NWMV; COG:U): MASRKKVLLKVIILGDSGVGKTSLMNQYVNKKFSASYKATIGADFLTREVLVDDRQVTMQLWDTAGQERFQSLGVAFYRGADCCVLVYDVNNSKSFDALDSWRDEFLIQASPRDPDNFPFVVLGNKIDVEESKRVISTKRAMTFCQSKGGIPYFETSAKEAINVEQAFEVIARNALLQEESEEFSGDFQDPINIHIENDRDGCAC; this comes from the exons ATGGCTTCCAGAAAGAAGGTCCTCCTCAAGGTCATCATCCTGGGCGATAGCGGTGTTGGCAAGACGAGTTTGATGAACCAATAT GTCAACAAGAAGTTCAGCGCAAGCTACAAGGCCACTATCGGAGCCGATTTCCTGACACGAGAGGTGTTGGTGGACGACCGCCAAGTGACCATGCAGCTGTGGGACACGGCCGGGCAAGAACGGTTCCAGTCGCTGGGTGTGGCCTTTTACAGAGGAGCCGACTGCTGTGTGCTGGTGTACGATGTCAACAACTCCAAGAGCTTTGATGCGCTCGACAGCTGGAGGGACGAGTTTTTGATCCAAGCCTCGCCACGAGACCCGGATAACTTCCcatttgtggtgttgggcaACAAGATCGATGTGGAGGAGAGCAAGAGAGTG ATCTCGACAAAGCGGGCCATGACCTTTTGCCAGTCCAAGGGTGGTATCCCATACTTTGAGACCTCTGCCAAGGAGGCCATCAACGTTGAGCAGGCTTTTGAGG TTATCGCGAGGAATGCGCTCCTCCAGGAAGAGTCGGAAGAGTTCAGCGGCGATTTTCAGgaccccatcaacatccataTTGAGAACGACCGGGACGGGTGCGCGTGCTAG
- a CDS encoding uncharacterized protein (EggNog:ENOG503NUP3; COG:O; MEROPS:MER0323972), which produces MDVTLFVYDLSRGLARQMSAGLLGFQIDAIYHTSIKLNGLEYVYDGNVVAIRPGSSHLGQPEQQLHLGTTDLPMEVIEEYLDSLREIYTVQAYDLWKHNCNNFSNDFAMFLLGKGIPEHIVNLPQTVLDSPFGQMLMPMLNQQINSNRRQGGILGIQQSTPGSSVKPKSQLHQHTGKVHNVATLAELDQLLARHQHSCAAVFFTSATCPPCKLVYPLYDELAAEVGDKGVLIKADISQAFDIGSRYSVRATPTFITFLKGKQENQWTGADPATLRGNVQLLVQMAWPRHRHESLDLPTISNRNAKPVLYTRLPPLAKLLAKLPAETSSNPSVRDMKRFLETRAAEGPAEATLPNIPGFLSFVNDSLAKIEADRLFPLIDLLRCALVDPRVSSVLAGEQDCKTVMSILRLVNNAVESCSCPYPLRLVTVQMSCNLFSSHLHEDAILSHQALRHAITELTTACFRESETATLRVSSAGLLYNLALANSKKRRAGPGDALPGEEQAALAGSVLEAIGGERESAEALEGMLNALGLLVYLLPQEGEEMGEMEQLLVIMEAGDVVKGKGMVEGFGGLKGLVGEVGELLGKGLRKA; this is translated from the exons ATGGACGTGACCCTTTTTGTCTACGACCTCTCTCGGGGGCTGGCCAGACAGATGTCAGCTGGTCTGCTTGGTTTTCAGATAGATGCCATCTACCACACCTCGATCAAACTCAACGGGCTGGAATATGTCTACGACGGGAATGTGGTGGCAATCAGGCCTGGTTCTTCACATCTTGGCCAGCCGGAGCAACAGCTACATCTGGGGACAACTGACT TACCCATGGAGGTGATCGAGGAGTATCTGGACTCATTACGAGAAATCTATACCGTGCAG GCCTATGACCTTTGGAAACATAACTGCAACAACTTCTCAAACGACTTTGCCatgttcctcctcggcaaggGGATCCCTGAGCACATTGTGAATCTCCCACAGACCGTCCT GGACTCTCCATTCGGCCAGATGTTGATGCCCATGCTCAACCAGCAAATCAACTCCAACAGACGACAAGGAGGCATTCTTGGTATCCAGCAAAGCACCCCCGGCAGTTCAGTCAAGCCAAAATCCCAGCTTCATCAGCACACAGGCAAGGTTCACAATGTTGCCACCCTGGCAGAGCTGGACCAGCTGCTGGCAAGGCACCAACACTCTTGCGCCGCTGTCTTCTTTACATCAGCAACCTGCCCGCCATGCAAGCTCGTCTACCCCCTGTATGACGAACTCGCCGCCGAAGTGGGGGACAAGGGCGTTCTCATCAAAGCAGACATCTCGCAAGCGTTTGATATCGGAAGCAGGTACTCCGTCAGGGCAACCCCCACCTTCATCACCTTCCTCAAAGGCAAGCAAGAAAACCAATGGACCGGCGCCGATCCCGCGACCCTCCGAGGCAACGTTCAGCTCCTCGTCCAGATGGCCTGGCCACGGCACCGTCACGAGTCTCTTGACCTACCAACCATCTCCAACCGGAACGCCAAGCCGGTGCTGTACACCCGTCTCCCGCCTCTGGCCAAACTCCTCGCCAAACTGCCAGCAGAAACCTCGTCCAACCCATCAGTTCGGGATATGAAGCGCTTCCTCGAGACTCGTGCTGCGGAAGGCCCGGCGGAGGCCACCCTACCCAACATCCCGGGGTTTCTTTCCTTTGTCAATGACTCCCTCGCCAAGATCGAAGCCGATAGGCTCTTTCCCCTTATCGATCTCTTGCGGTGCGCACTTGTTGATCCGAGGGTGAGCTCGGTGCTGGCGGGGGAACAAGATTGCAAAACTGTGATGTCTATCCTCCGGCTGGTCAACAATGCTGTTGAAAGCTGTAGCTGCCCTTACCCGCTGCGTCTGGTTACTGTTCAGATGAGCTGCAACTTATTTTCGTCACATCTCCACGAGGATGCTATCCTCTCTCATCAAGCACTTCGGCATGCGATAACGGAACTGACGACAGCTTGCTTCCGGGAGAGCGAGACGGCCACGTTGAGGGTTTCCTCGGCGGGATTGTTGTATAATCTCGCGCTGGCGAATAGTAAGAAACGGAGGGCTGGACCGGGGGATGCCCTCCCCGGAGAGGAGCAGGCTGCTTTGGCCGGGTCGGTGTTGGAGGCGattgggggggagagggagagtgcggaggcgttggaggggatGTTGAATGCGTTGGGGCTGTTGGTTTATTTGTTGCcgcaggagggggaggagatgggggagatggagcagttgttggtgattatggaggcgggggatgtggtgaaggggaaggggatggtggaagggtttggggggttgaaggggttggttggtgaggttggggagctgcttgggaaggggttgaggaaggccTGA
- the GDA1 gene encoding Guanosine-diphosphatase (COG:F; EggNog:ENOG503NV8S; BUSCO:EOG09261EAB) translates to MRRTSVSLPTKHVARDPHEKPDRYGFDHREPGLVAKMQSAWAQQSQRARYIKTGAIVFTVLLLFYFFTSSGDSYVGGQGQVPSDSSYGTDRCSRSYSKDKPIVQYVSMIDAGSTGSRIHVYKFNNCGAAPELEDEVLFKMTAKIEGQSSGLSAYKDDPLKAAESLDTLLDAALEKIPDKLKSCSPIAVKATAGLRLIGKEKSDKILEAVRHRIETKYPFPLVSREENGVAIMDGSDEGVYAWITTNYLLGKIGGPDHSPTAAVFDLGGGSTQIVFEPSFEGLTDGGMPAKLAEGDHKYALDFGGRKFNLYQHSHLGYGLMSAREAILAELVTDLYEEHKGDKSWMEKPIVNPCYSAGMSKMAKIVLPGDHPLGSKLELNMTGPHWAAPAQCRALAERILKKESACNLAPCSFNGVHQPSMAKTFAREDIYFLSYFYDRTQPLGMPESFTLREMSDLANRVCGGEREWDVFESVPGAMEELKDRPEHCLDLNFMLALTHTGYEMPIDREVRIAKQIKGNELGWCLGASLPLLSKSSGWQCKIKEVHK, encoded by the exons atGAGACGCACGTCGGTATCGCTGCCCACCAAGCACGTTGCTCGCGATCCCCACGAGAAGCCCGACCGCTACGGATTCGACCACCGAGAACCCGGCCTCGTCGCGAAGATGCAGTCCGCCTGGGCCCAGCAGTCCCAGCGGGCACGCTACATCAAGACCGGTGCCATCGTCTTCACCGTCCTCTTGCTCTTTTacttcttcacctcctccggcgACAGCTACGTCGGCGGCCAGGGACAAGTCCCATCAGACTCCTCCTACGGAACCGACAGATGCTCCCGATCCTACTCCAAAGACAAGCCCATCGTCCAATACGTCTCTATGATCGACGCCGGCAGCACAGGCTCCCGCATTCACGTTTACAAGTTCAACAACTGCGGCGCCGCCcccgagctcgaggatgaAGTCCTCTTCAAAATGACGGCCAAGATCGAAGGCCAATCCTCCGGTCTTTCCGCGTACAAGGACGACCCCCTCAAGGCGGCCGAAAGcctcgacaccctcctcgACGCCGCCCTCGAGAAAATTCCCGACAAGCTCAAGTCCTGCTCCCCCATCGCCGTCAAGGCCACCGCCGGTCTTCGTCTGATCGGAAAGGAAAAGTCGGACAAGATCCTCGAGGCGGTCCGCCACAGAATCGAAACAAAgtaccccttccccctcgtCTCCCGCGAGGAAAACGGCGTCGCGATCATGGACGGCTCCGACGAGGGGGTGTATGCCTGGATCACGACCAACTACCTCCTCGGCAAGATCGGCGGACCAGATCACTCCCCCACCGCGGCTGTTTTTGACCTCGGGGGTGGATCCACTCAGATTGTCTTTGAGCCCTCGTTTGAGGGCCTTACAGACGGCGGCATGCCCGCCAAGCTCGCCGAGGGGGACCACAAGTACGCTCTTGACTTTGGGGGCCGCAAGTTCAACTTGTACCAGCACTCCCATCTCGGGTACGGCCTCATGTCTGCTCGTGAAGCCATCCTCGCCGAGCTCGTGACTGATCTGTACGAGGAGCACAAGGGTGACAAGTCCTGGATGGAGAAACCGATTGTCAACCCTTGCTACTCGGCGGGCATGTCCAAGATGGCAAAGATCGTCTTGCCGGGTGACCACCCCCTCGGCTCCAAGCTGGAGCTGAACATGACTGGCCCTCACTGGGCCGCGCCGGCGCAGTGCCGGGCgttggcggagaggattTTGAAGAAGGAGTCTGCGTGCAACCTGGCGCCGTGCTCGTTCAACGGTGTGCATCAGCCGTCTATGGCCAAGACGTTTGCGAGGGAGGATATTTACTTCTTGTCTTACTTTTACGATCGGACGCAGCCGTTGGGGATGCCGGAGAGTTTTACTCTTAGGGAGATGTCGGATCTGGCGAACAGGGTTTGTggcggggagagggagtgggaTGTTTTTGAGAGTGTGCCGGGCGCGatggaggagctgaaggaTAGGCCGGAGCATTGTTTGGATTTGAACTTTATGTTGGCGCTGACGCATACGGGGTATGAGATGCCTATTGATCGGGAGGTGAGGATTGCGAAGCAGATCAAGGGGAATGAgttggggtggtgtttgggtgcTAG CTTGCCGTTGTTGAGCAAGAGTTCGGGGTGGCAGTGCAAGATTAAGGAGGTTCATAAATAG
- a CDS encoding uncharacterized protein (EggNog:ENOG503P00Q), whose amino-acid sequence MANEQLLDKIRSLSDLELATLLCLVAREHCLIGTLPDYVDELAEELCLVASKTFNLTPAIINCHSHATLDEFATGLLVPQPARGGPPSPTHTRSASPYHLRHEPSSTTGGPSSSGGSYFPSPAPPSRPGAFSPRIGPAAIVPSSPSTTTHQPAQQPQIANFILAKNLHLAPRAVQIQALELLRTRRIFTRTSVQTAPKQFLFIAIIGAPSPTQARVTAHLNDFFYLSHWHDAEKDGLDHLDAELSRPDDNISVASSDSIIKRSSSGLGPLPDHEPAPQPHMTEDDISLLSQLTTLACVDVDVLRYQMNVVSHLRIHRAVVGGVTPQATRCLGYLCKSLAALHGLGFVTASLVGLAVRKVYGHRIVMVGEGGMMERERSVQWGSEGEAVGVVMGGWGVEEVVEDVLGMVGVPA is encoded by the coding sequence ATGGCCAATGAACAACTCCTCGACAAGATCCGGTCTCTCAGCGACCTCGAACTAGCCACTCTCTTGTGTCTTGTCGCCCGCGAACACTGCCTAATAGGCACCCTCCCAGACTATGTCGACGAACTAGCCGAAGAGCTCTGCCTCGTCGCATCCAAAaccttcaacctcacccccgccATCATTAACTGCCATTCCCACGCCACCCTCGACGAGTTCGCAACCGGACTCCTGGTCCCCCAGCCAGCCCGCGGTGgtcccccatcaccaacccacacCCGCTCTGCCTCCCCCTACCATCTCCGCCATGAaccctcttccaccaccggcggtccctcctcatcagggGGATCCTACTTCCCCAGCCCCGCCCCTCCCTCTCGACCAGGCGCATTCTCCCCCCGAATCGGCCCAGCAGCCAtcgtcccctcctccccatcaacaacaacccaccaaccagcCCAGCAACCCCAAATAGCCAACTtcatcctcgccaaaaaCCTCCACCTGGCCCCCCGCGCCGTCCAGATCCAAGCCCTCGAACTGCTACGAACCCGAAGAATCTTTACACGAACCTCTGTCCAAACCGCCCCGAAGCAGTTCTTGTTCATCGCCATAATCGgcgccccctccccgacccaAGCGAGGGTGACAGCCCATCTAAACGACTTTTTCTACTTGAGTCATTGGCACGACGCGGAAAAAGACGGGCTTGACCACCTCGACGCGGAGCTTTCTCGTCCTGACGACAACATTTCCGTCGCGTCGAGCGATAGCATCATCAAACGGTCGTCATCCGGTCTCGGGCCTTTGCCTGACCACGAACCTGCTCCGCAACCGCATATGACGGAAGACGACATCTCGCTGCTGTCTCAGCTGACGACGCTGGCGTGtgtggatgtggatgtgcTGAGGTATCAGATGAATGTGGTGAGCCATTTGAGGATTCacagggcggtggtggggggggtgaCGCCTCAGGCGACGAGGTGTTTGGGGTATTTGTGCAAGAGTTTGGCGGCGCTGcatgggttggggtttgtgaCGGCGAGTTTGGTCGGGTTGGCGGTTAGGAAGGTTTATGGGCATCGGATTGTgatggttggggagggggggatgatggaaagggagaggagtGTGCAGTGGGGGAgtgagggggaggcggtgggtgtggtgatgggggggtggggggttgaggaggtggtggaggacgTTTTGGGGATGGTTGGGGTTCCTGCTtag
- a CDS encoding uncharacterized protein (EggNog:ENOG503NXNP; BUSCO:EOG09263M8W; COG:E; COG:G), whose product MAPPEPLLPAALAPPDHHHHTHHRPSGDFGRSNKHDTTDDEEDDISPRSSFSDRRRSQHYGARVMLGGMSADHSPASAGRLSPHTEQTQKSRLLGGVARKTLGICLLLVVVFFWTVSNFLASYIFSDGTYSKPFFLVYVNTSMFAISLVPMTGKYIIQNGWRTTLSQARELRKGRSAPLLRNDRDEEDEERLLVVEDEGSLEANDLPPREEKLSLAETAWLSMEFCMLWFFANYFASACLEYTSVGSVTILTSTSSIWTLILGALKGVEGFTVRKLVGVLASLVGVILISSVDLSGANDDGRGSFPHKSTWEIAVGDSMALFSAVVYGIYVTVMKLRVGNEERVNMGLFFGLVGLFNVVFLWPGFLILHFTGLEPFEWPPTGTVWAIIMLNSVASFFSDIIWAYAMLLTTPLIVTVGLSLNIPVSLVGEMIQYSQYSSWLYWVGAGIVVLSFVFVTHESQEGGEGNKEQERTGV is encoded by the exons ATGGCACCCCCAGAACCACTCCTCCCAGCAGCGCTGGCGCCGccagatcaccaccaccacacccaccaccgaccATCCGGTGATTTCGGCAGATCCAACAAACACGATACTAcagacgacgaagaagatgatATCTCCCCCCGATCCTCCTTCTCGGACAGGCGCAGGTCGCAACACTACGGAGCGAGGGTAATGCTAGGTGGAATGTCGGCCGACCACTCCCCTGCCTCGGCAGGCCGATTATCACCACACACTGAACAAACACAAAAATCAAGACTCCTCGGCGGGGTAGCGAGGAAAACTCTAGGGATAtgtctgctgctggtggtcgTCTTTTTCTGGACAGTCTCCAACTTTCTCGCGTCATACATCTTCTCGGACGGGACATACTCGAAGCCTTTCTTTTTGGTTTACGTCAATACTTCGATGTTTGCGATCAGTCTTGTTCCCATGACGGGGAAGTACATCATACAAAACGGGTGGCGCACGACGCTTAGTCAAGCAAGAGAGTTACGGAAGGGGCGGTCAGCGCCGCTGTTGAGAAACGAccgagatgaagaagacgaggaacggctgctggtggtggaagacGAGGGGAGCTTGGAAGCAAACGACCTCCCCCCAAGAGAGGAAAAACTCTCCCTCGCGGAGACGGCCTGGTTGAGCATGGAGTTCTGCATGCTTTGGTTTTTTGCGAATTATTTCGCCTCGGCGTGTCTGGAGTACACGTCTGTCGGGAGCGTCACTATTCTCACGTCGACGAGCAGTATATGGACTTTGATCTTGGGAGCTCTtaagggggtggagggtttCACGGTCCGGAAGCTGGTTGGGGTGTTGGCGAGCTTGGTGGGGGTGATCTTGATCAGTTCGGTGGATTTGTCGGGGGCGAATGATGATGGCAGGGGGAGTTTTCCGCACAAGTCAACGTGGGAGATCGCGGTGGGGGATTCGATGGCGCTGTTCAGTGCGGTGGTGTATGGGATTTATGTCACGGTTATGAAGCTGAGGGTGGGGaatgaggagagggtgaataTGGGCTTGTTTTttggcttggtgggcttgtttaatgttgtttttttgtggCCGGGGTTTTTGATACTGCATTTCACCGGGTTGGAGCCG TTTGAGTGGCCGCCTACGGGGACGGTGTGGGCGATTATTATGTTGAATTCGGTGGCGAGCTTTTTTAGTGATATTATCTGGGCGTATGCCATGTTGTTGACGACGCCGTTGATTGTGACGGTGGGGTTGTCGTTGAACATCCCCGTGTCACTTGTCGGGGAGATGATTCAGTACTCGCAGTACTCGAGTTGGTTGTATTGGGTCGGGGCGGGGATTGTGGTGCTGTCGTTTGTGTTTGTTACGCACGAGAgccaggagggaggggaggggaataAGGAACAGGAGCGGACGGGAGTATAG